A window of the Henckelia pumila isolate YLH828 chromosome 3, ASM3356847v2, whole genome shotgun sequence genome harbors these coding sequences:
- the LOC140891549 gene encoding farnesylcysteine lyase, with amino-acid sequence MKRQFHQITHVILSLFLLSHSSAAESHSPSVCIIGSGIGGASVAHFLRRYSSVQPPLIDRVIIFERNGVVGGRMATVTISGDTFEAGASILHPKNYHALNFTKTLNLSVNDPKNTEDTLSLGIWDGHKFVYKTMNTNSKSPIVQRFVSFANSVILCLRYGFSLFRMGNFVEGMINKFLRYYEDFESRPIFESVEAMLKWAGLYDLTTRTLGKELVEAGLSPSLVRELVTVITRINYGQSVNISGLAGAVSLAGSGGGLWSVKGGNWQMAAGLIDRSDVQLLLNEEIESISHLGDFYELNSTTGKSYSCQVTVVATPLDELNIRFSPAISIPPRKLQHTHATFVRGVLNPVYFGLKEVKDIPELVGTLESADIPFSCISILKQHEKDMTYKVFSRQELADDLLDKIFSVREETLKINWGAYPHYHAPENYAPFILDDNHLYYVNAFENAASTIETSAVAAENIARLILSRLYGQAGLSSPNLKSSSIDLTEKHVDL; translated from the exons ATGAAGAGACAATTTCATCAAATCACTCATGTAATCCTCTCTCTCTTTCTATTATCCCATTCCTCAGCCGCTGAATCACACTCTCCCTCTGTGTGCATTATAGGAAGCGGCATCGGCGGCGCCTCTGTCGCCCACTTCCTCCGCCGCTACTCCTCCGTCCAGCCCCCACTGATCGATCGTGTCATAATCTTTGAGCGAAACGGGGTCGTAGGTGGCCGTATGGCCACCGTCACCATTTCCGGAGACACCTTTGAGGCTGGCGCCTCCATTCTCCACCCGAAGAATTACCACGCCTTGAATTTCACCAAAACTCTTAATCTTTCGGTAAATGACCCCAAAAACACCGAGGATACTCTCTCCCTGGGCATCTGGGACGGCCATAAATTCGTTTACAAGACGATGAACACCAACTCCAAGTCGCCTATAGTTCAACGATTTGTGTCGTTTGCCAATTCGGTCATACTGTGTTTGAGATATGGCTTCTCTCTCTTTCGGATGGGTAATTTTGTTGAG GGGATGATCAATAAATTTTTGAGGTATTATGAAGATTTTGAATCACGTCCCATATTTGAAAGTGTTGAGGCAATGCTTAAATGGGCGGGATTATATGATCTCACTACGCGAACCTTGGGAAAGGAACTGGTGGAAGCTGGATTGTCTCCTTCACTCGTACGAGAGCTCGTCACT GTTATCACGAGAATAAACTACGGGCAAAGTGTGAACATCAGTGGACTCGCTGGCGCAGTTTCCTTGGCTGGATCAGGAGGTGGTTTATGGTCTGTCAAAGGAGGAAATTGGCAGATGGCTGCTGGATTGATTGACCGTTCAGATGTTCAGTTGCTGCTTAATGAAGAAATAGAGTCCATTTCTCACCTCGGAGACTTTTATGAGCTCAACTCGACGACGGGAAAGAGTTACAGCTGTCAAGTTACCGTTGTGGCAACACCCTTGGATGAGCTAAATATACGTTTCAGTCCTGCAATATCAATACCTCCGAGGAAATTGCAACACACACATGCAACTTTTGTTAGGGGTGTTTTAAATCCT GTGTATTTTGGTCTGAAAGAGGTCAAGGACATCCCAGAATTAGTTGGCACATTAGAGTCCGCTGATATTCCTTTCTCGTGTATCAGTATTCTCAAGCAGCATGAGAAGGATATGACTTACAAAGTATTCTCCCGCCAAGAACTGGCGGATGACTTGCTTGACAAAATTTTCAG TGTGAGAGAGGAGACGTTGAAAATCAACTGGGGTGCATATCCGCATTACCACGCCCCTGAGAATTACGCACCCTTCATTTTAGACGATAATCATCTATACTATGTCAACGCATTCGAAAATGCGGCTAGCACCATAGAAACAAGCGCCGTTGCAGCTGAAAATATAGCACGCTTGATCCTCTCGAGATTATATGGGCAAGCTGGTTTAAGTTCACCAAACTTGAAGAGCTCTAGCATCGATTTAACCGAAAAGCATGTTGACTTGTAA
- the LOC140890782 gene encoding uncharacterized protein isoform X2 encodes MPLYKRKPLALVEKPSDLKNHELVFQIRITKEIFRNYSDYLKRVNLYRQRVWNCKATGKGNLTYEEALVSEKKASERIRNIPSEYVTRVLRDVQYSMLNLKDLVNSIATKLQGPFTVGAELYGRKDGRLYPCKIVKVLQEDANRTQYEISWLSSDHGMKGKIIVNADELTGKNPPLSKRFLKSFIKDSTYRSLPWVIHDNLARKHGISTAPPLELKSKISIQDGLVVCNKKRRKIEDKEKTTDQHENGLKVYKRRKSDEEISKPSTSTRTANGATENPEAKTIKYPIDDLLVEPAEEDRLLTERPCLYRDFNVPMDCVGNLVMVWDFCSSYGRLFNLSPFSLEDFENSVCYKDSTPLLIVESYSMLLRLLLNNTGKFSMAVENKKRKSKITQINWTEYLCDFLETSCTVDFSMHISTIKRGHYGLLDIHVKLAFFQELVTQALETDTIRDKLDEYVEERQALSATRRDEALDEGRKRREEKERRKLEATPKREVKLSEGNYGVPNGVISENRNDKVYTRKKKHSSAHSQQNDSSRNSEIEHGDSISEKNSKKQKVETNSVENGNHLSKREIHKLKKNEIKESIEMKSTEQRKEFLDREIEKRFIRTVPLGKDRNYCRYWFFRRDGRIFVESSDSNQWGCYKTKEEFDALIGSLNPKGERERALKKQLQKFYNKICSQLNKRSKEATQRDVMEEDALVRRSTRVRAPPRENPALAFLKYENKWKEL; translated from the exons ATGCCTCTCTACAAAAGAAAACCACTTGCCTTGGTGGAAAAGCCCAGTGATCTGAAGAATCATGAGCTAGTCTTTCAAATTCGCATCACAaaagaaatcttcagaaattaTAG TGACTATTTGAAGAGGGTCAACTTATATCGCCAGAGGGTTTGGAATTGCAAAGCTACAGGGAAGGGTAACCTAACCTATGAAGAGGCTTTGGTTTCCGAGAAAAAAGCTTCTGAAAGAATCCGAAATATTCCTAGTGAATATGTAACTCGTGTACTTCGTGATGTTCAATATA GCATGCtaaatttaaaagatttggTCAACTCAATTGCTACAAAGTTACAAGGTCCATTTACTGTGGGTGCTGAATTATATGGAAGGAAGGATGGTCGTTTATATCCGTGCAAAATAGTGAAAGTTCTTCAGGAGGATGCTAACAGAACACAGTATGAGATATCATGGCTTAGCAGTGACCATGGAATGAAGGGAAAAATCATAGTAAATGCGGATGAATTGACAGGGAAGAATCCACCTCTTAGTAAACGTTTTCTGAAGTCTTTCATCAAAGACTCTACTTATCGAAGTCTGCCTTGGGTCATACATGATAATTTGGCAAGGAAGCATGGAATCTCAACTGCCCCTCCTTTAGAACTAAAGAGTAAAATTTCCATCCAGGATGGACTTGTAGTTTGTAATAAAAAGCGAAGGAAAATTGAAGACAAAGAAAAAACCACG GACCAACATGAAAATGGGCTCAAGGTATATAAACGGAGGAAATCGGATGAGGAAATTTCTAAGCCCTCAACGTCCACAAGGACTGCTAATGGAG CTACTGAGAATCCAGAAGCTAAAACCATAAAATATCCTATCGATGATCTCCTTGTGGAACCTGCTGAGGAAGATCGACTTTTGACGGAAAGGCCTTGCCTATACCGAGATTTCAATGTACCTATGGATTGTGTGGGGAATCTTGTGATGGTGTGGGATTTTTGTAGTTCTTATGGCAGGCTATTCAATCTGTCGCCATTTTCCCTCGAAGACTTTGAGAATTCTGTATGTTATAAGGACAGCACTCCACTCCTCATCGTCGAATCCTATTCAATGCTGCTTCGCTTGCTTTTGAATAACACCGGGAAGTTTTCCATGGCGGTAGAAAATAAAAAACGAAAATCGAAG ATTACACAAATTAATTGGACTGAATATCTGTGTGATTTCCTGGAAACAAGTTGTACTGTGGATTTTTCTATGCACATCAGTACAATTAAGCGAGGTCATTATGGCCTATTAGATATTCATGTGAAACTGGCATTCTTTCAAGAACTGGTTACCCAAGCTTTAGAGACGGATACCATTCGGGACAAGTTGGATGAGTATGTTGAAGAACGACAGGCTCTTTCTGCAACAAGGAGGGATGAAGCATTGGACGAAGGTAGAAAGAGGAGAGAAGAAAAGGAGCGTAGGAAGTTAGAAGCTACTCCAAAAAGGGAAGTGAAGTTGAGTGAAGGCAATTATGGTGTGCCCAATGGTGTTATTTCAGAGAATAGGAATGACAAAGTTTACACCCGAAAAAAGAAGCATTCATCAGCTCATTCTCAGCAGAATGATTCTTCTAGAAACAG TGAGATTGAGCATGGAGACAGCATATCTGAGAAGAATTCTAAGAAACAGAAGGTTGAAACCAACTCTGTTGAAAATGGTAACCATCTATCTAAGAGGGAGATTCACAAGTTGAAGAAAAATGAAATCAAGGAATCGATCGAGATGAAAAGCACTGAGCAGAGG AAAGAATTTCTCGACCGTGAGATTGAGAAGAGATTCATACGCACTGTACCATTAGGGAAAGACAGAAATTATTGTAGGTATTGGTTTTTTAGACGTGATGGAAGAATATTTGTTGAGAGTTCCGACTCTAATCAATGGGGCTGCTATAAAACCAAGGAAGAG TTTGATGCTTTGATTGGCTCATTGAATCCAAAAGGTGAGAGGGAGAGGGCTCTTAAAAAGCAGCTGCAGAAATTCTACAACAAAATATG CTCCCAACTTAATAAAAGATCGAAGGAGGCCACACAGAGAGATGTAATGGAAGAGGACGCTCTGGTTCGTAGGTCAACTCGTGTTCGTGCCCCGCCAAGGGAAAATCCCGCCCTTGCTTTCCTAAAGTATGAGAACAAGTGGAAAGAACTTTAA
- the LOC140890782 gene encoding uncharacterized protein isoform X1 yields the protein MPLYKRKPLALVEKPSDLKNHELVFQIRITKEIFRNYSDYLKRVNLYRQRVWNCKATGKGNLTYEEALVSEKKASERIRNIPSEYVTRVLRDVQYSMLNLKDLVNSIATKLQGPFTVGAELYGRKDGRLYPCKIVKVLQEDANRTQYEISWLSSDHGMKGKIIVNADELTGKNPPLSKRFLKSFIKDSTYRSLPWVIHDNLARKHGISTAPPLELKSKISIQDGLVVCNKKRRKIEDKEKTTDQHENGLKVYKRRKSDEEISKPSTSTRTANGAAATENPEAKTIKYPIDDLLVEPAEEDRLLTERPCLYRDFNVPMDCVGNLVMVWDFCSSYGRLFNLSPFSLEDFENSVCYKDSTPLLIVESYSMLLRLLLNNTGKFSMAVENKKRKSKITQINWTEYLCDFLETSCTVDFSMHISTIKRGHYGLLDIHVKLAFFQELVTQALETDTIRDKLDEYVEERQALSATRRDEALDEGRKRREEKERRKLEATPKREVKLSEGNYGVPNGVISENRNDKVYTRKKKHSSAHSQQNDSSRNSEIEHGDSISEKNSKKQKVETNSVENGNHLSKREIHKLKKNEIKESIEMKSTEQRKEFLDREIEKRFIRTVPLGKDRNYCRYWFFRRDGRIFVESSDSNQWGCYKTKEEFDALIGSLNPKGERERALKKQLQKFYNKICSQLNKRSKEATQRDVMEEDALVRRSTRVRAPPRENPALAFLKYENKWKEL from the exons ATGCCTCTCTACAAAAGAAAACCACTTGCCTTGGTGGAAAAGCCCAGTGATCTGAAGAATCATGAGCTAGTCTTTCAAATTCGCATCACAaaagaaatcttcagaaattaTAG TGACTATTTGAAGAGGGTCAACTTATATCGCCAGAGGGTTTGGAATTGCAAAGCTACAGGGAAGGGTAACCTAACCTATGAAGAGGCTTTGGTTTCCGAGAAAAAAGCTTCTGAAAGAATCCGAAATATTCCTAGTGAATATGTAACTCGTGTACTTCGTGATGTTCAATATA GCATGCtaaatttaaaagatttggTCAACTCAATTGCTACAAAGTTACAAGGTCCATTTACTGTGGGTGCTGAATTATATGGAAGGAAGGATGGTCGTTTATATCCGTGCAAAATAGTGAAAGTTCTTCAGGAGGATGCTAACAGAACACAGTATGAGATATCATGGCTTAGCAGTGACCATGGAATGAAGGGAAAAATCATAGTAAATGCGGATGAATTGACAGGGAAGAATCCACCTCTTAGTAAACGTTTTCTGAAGTCTTTCATCAAAGACTCTACTTATCGAAGTCTGCCTTGGGTCATACATGATAATTTGGCAAGGAAGCATGGAATCTCAACTGCCCCTCCTTTAGAACTAAAGAGTAAAATTTCCATCCAGGATGGACTTGTAGTTTGTAATAAAAAGCGAAGGAAAATTGAAGACAAAGAAAAAACCACG GACCAACATGAAAATGGGCTCAAGGTATATAAACGGAGGAAATCGGATGAGGAAATTTCTAAGCCCTCAACGTCCACAAGGACTGCTAATGGAG CTGCAGCTACTGAGAATCCAGAAGCTAAAACCATAAAATATCCTATCGATGATCTCCTTGTGGAACCTGCTGAGGAAGATCGACTTTTGACGGAAAGGCCTTGCCTATACCGAGATTTCAATGTACCTATGGATTGTGTGGGGAATCTTGTGATGGTGTGGGATTTTTGTAGTTCTTATGGCAGGCTATTCAATCTGTCGCCATTTTCCCTCGAAGACTTTGAGAATTCTGTATGTTATAAGGACAGCACTCCACTCCTCATCGTCGAATCCTATTCAATGCTGCTTCGCTTGCTTTTGAATAACACCGGGAAGTTTTCCATGGCGGTAGAAAATAAAAAACGAAAATCGAAG ATTACACAAATTAATTGGACTGAATATCTGTGTGATTTCCTGGAAACAAGTTGTACTGTGGATTTTTCTATGCACATCAGTACAATTAAGCGAGGTCATTATGGCCTATTAGATATTCATGTGAAACTGGCATTCTTTCAAGAACTGGTTACCCAAGCTTTAGAGACGGATACCATTCGGGACAAGTTGGATGAGTATGTTGAAGAACGACAGGCTCTTTCTGCAACAAGGAGGGATGAAGCATTGGACGAAGGTAGAAAGAGGAGAGAAGAAAAGGAGCGTAGGAAGTTAGAAGCTACTCCAAAAAGGGAAGTGAAGTTGAGTGAAGGCAATTATGGTGTGCCCAATGGTGTTATTTCAGAGAATAGGAATGACAAAGTTTACACCCGAAAAAAGAAGCATTCATCAGCTCATTCTCAGCAGAATGATTCTTCTAGAAACAG TGAGATTGAGCATGGAGACAGCATATCTGAGAAGAATTCTAAGAAACAGAAGGTTGAAACCAACTCTGTTGAAAATGGTAACCATCTATCTAAGAGGGAGATTCACAAGTTGAAGAAAAATGAAATCAAGGAATCGATCGAGATGAAAAGCACTGAGCAGAGG AAAGAATTTCTCGACCGTGAGATTGAGAAGAGATTCATACGCACTGTACCATTAGGGAAAGACAGAAATTATTGTAGGTATTGGTTTTTTAGACGTGATGGAAGAATATTTGTTGAGAGTTCCGACTCTAATCAATGGGGCTGCTATAAAACCAAGGAAGAG TTTGATGCTTTGATTGGCTCATTGAATCCAAAAGGTGAGAGGGAGAGGGCTCTTAAAAAGCAGCTGCAGAAATTCTACAACAAAATATG CTCCCAACTTAATAAAAGATCGAAGGAGGCCACACAGAGAGATGTAATGGAAGAGGACGCTCTGGTTCGTAGGTCAACTCGTGTTCGTGCCCCGCCAAGGGAAAATCCCGCCCTTGCTTTCCTAAAGTATGAGAACAAGTGGAAAGAACTTTAA